The region acgggcagacccccacattaaagggaggaagccccagccggccgggtcaaacaaacccaaggatggcaccccctcagcagacccgacacagcccccagtgtggaggacccccctgaggaaatactggagttaaaagctaaagactaaaagcataaaataggactaaaaaagataaaaacataagaaaagtttaaaaatattagttaaaagcctggttaaaaaggtgtgtctttaatcttttttaaaaactatcaCCAGTCTCCGggagtcctgaggctctccggcaggctgttccacaggtgggggccatagtggcccCCACCTTTTGGTatagttaaaaggccagtgccggaggaccgcagggtccgctggggttgatatggtaaaagcagatgagataaataagaaggtgcaagggcgttaagacatttaaaaaccagtaagagaatcttaaaatcaacCTCAACCTCTTTTTTTATAAAAAGGTCCGGAATTTATGATGAAAGGGGTTTTAGTCAACATCCGAGGGTCCAATGACCAACATAGGAGCTGAAAAACAAGCATACATAAGAAATTGTACATTTAGAGAcactatttatacatttatgtgCAAATTTAAGTCATTTACCTTCTCACTTTCAATTGGTACAAGGATATGTTTAAATTGTTGAAATGACTGGCTCAAATTCTCCTTTGGTTGTTACAGGGGAATTCTGCACTATCAACAATGGCCACCCTCAGTATCTCAAATACTACATTTGCTCTGGAGTTGTTCCGAACTCTGAGTCAAGCAAACCCAACCGGGAACATCTTTGTCTCTCCGTTGAGCATCAGTTCAGCCCTAGCAATGGTCTACCTGGGAGCTAAAGGAGACACAGCGACTCAGATGGCACAGGTGAACTACAGTATctgcaataaaacaaaacaagactgcAGTACATTTTTTATGAACTGCACTATAAAGACCAAGCCATTCATGTTTTGATTCGGTTTCCATCCATTTcatttggaacaaatgaatagCTAATGTTTCAGTATGGATCACTATACACCAATCAAATACTTTCCTCTTCTCACAGGCCCTGTCATTCAAGTCCGGCGAATCCATCCATGCAGACTTCCAGTCTCTTAATGGGGACATCAATTCACCATCCGTATCATACACCCTGAAACTGGCCAACCGACTTTATGGAGAAAATACATCTAATTTCCTCCCTGTGGGTTTTCATTAAGTGAATTAGCAAAGTTACATATACAAAATGTATGACACGTTATTTCTTTGCAGCAATTCCTTGATGCCACACACAAGTACTATAAGGCAGATCTGAAGACGGTGGATTTCATTGGGGCTGCTGAGGAGTGTAGAGCAGAGATTAACAGCTGGGTGGAGCAGCAGACACAGAGTGAGCCATCTAAAACGCTGATTAATTACATCGTTTACTTCTTGCtttgacgtgtgtgtgttgttttcagATAAGATTAAAGATCTTCTGAAGCCAGGAACAGTTAGCTCGATGACAAGATTAGCTCTGGTCAATGCCATCTACTTCAAAGGCAACTGGATGCACAGATTCAATCcgataaatactttggaaatgCCATTTAAAGTCAATCAGGTGACACCTCAGAAATGATACACGTGTCTTACACAGATGGATTAATATAAGGACATGACTCTTATCTCCGTGTTTGATATTTGTCAGAATGTGACCACAAAGGTGCATATGATGTATCTGAAGGAGAAACTGCCCTTCAACTACATCCCTGAGCTGGGTCTTCAGATCCTAGAGATGCCGTACACAGATGATGAGCTCAGTATGGTCATCCTGCTTCCAGAGGAGTCCACTGATGGCTCTGACCCGTTGCTAAAGGTACGCAACCAACTAGGGATGAGCCAGATATTCGTTatatataatgcatttttttgccgAGTATGAAGATGAAAGGAGTACAGCTGTCAATATCTGTGAGGGGAAATCCTGTAAGTTCTGTAGtttttatgaatatgtttttttttaactcattgggtaatgtattcactcttcacgctctgtgattggccagtcataCCCAGTGACCGACCCAGCAGCCAGTGAGTCTCTGTAGTGTGTCCGTGTGTCTTGTGGTCCCAAGCCACCGTACTTGCAAAACATGGGGACAATTTGTTGGTGTTACTGTACATTTCTAAATGAACCATTTttccatgtgtgtatttccttGTAGGTGGAAAAGGAACTTACACACACAAACCTGAACGAGTGGACCAAGAGGAGTAACATGGACATCCATTCCGAAGTTATTGTTCATCTGCCCAAATTCAAACTGGAGGAGGAGTACCTCCTGAATGAACCTTTGGCTAAACTGGGTATGGCTGATGTATTTTGTGCTGCAAAGGCTGACCTCTCTGGAATGAACGGCGAGGGAAACCTTTCCCTGTCCACAGTGGCCCACAAGGCCTTTGTAGAGGTCAACGAGGAGGGCACTGAGGCTGCTGCTGCCACTGCTGGCATTGCATCTTTCTGTATGCTGAGGGAGGAAC is a window of Doryrhamphus excisus isolate RoL2022-K1 chromosome 5, RoL_Dexc_1.0, whole genome shotgun sequence DNA encoding:
- the LOC131129764 gene encoding leukocyte elastase inhibitor-like, producing MATLSISNTTFALELFRTLSQANPTGNIFVSPLSISSALAMVYLGAKGDTATQMAQALSFKSGESIHADFQSLNGDINSPSVSYTLKLANRLYGENTSNFLPQFLDATHKYYKADLKTVDFIGAAEECRAEINSWVEQQTQNKIKDLLKPGTVSSMTRLALVNAIYFKGNWMHRFNPINTLEMPFKVNQNVTTKVHMMYLKEKLPFNYIPELGLQILEMPYTDDELSMVILLPEESTDGSDPLLKVEKELTHTNLNEWTKRSNMDIHSEVIVHLPKFKLEEEYLLNEPLAKLGMADVFCAAKADLSGMNGEGNLSLSTVAHKAFVEVNEEGTEAAAATAGIASFCMLREEHFTADHPFLFFIRHNKSESILFLGRFSSPQ